The following are encoded together in the bacterium genome:
- a CDS encoding DUF1343 domain-containing protein — translation MGKAKDWRETAQRLALVVAVWAAAACGSEAGTEAGAVAGERAGVEPAQAVRLGIDVLMDQGASVLEGKRVGLITNHTGRDAQGRSTIDLLHEHPRVELVALFSPEHGIRGTARPGERVSSGRDEETGLPIHSLYGETREPTAEMLEGLDVLVFDIQDVGARYYTYVWTMALAMRAAARHGLQFVVLDRPNPIGGELVQGTVLEPAQASFVGLYPVPMRHGLTAGELARLVNEEYGIGADLVVVPMEGWRRSQWFDETGLPWTPPSPNMPDLESATHYPGTCLFEGTNLSVGRGTDAAFQQIGAPWLDHETLARRLDEYGFPGVRFEAVTFTPENPGDGRYGGEPVKGVRFVTTDRAVYDPTVAAVAALVEIRRLHPDRLEWVRSHFDRLAGTPRLREQIMAGAGVEEITAPWAGPLAEFRQLRERYLLYR, via the coding sequence ATGGGGAAAGCTAAGGACTGGCGGGAAACGGCGCAACGTCTGGCGCTGGTCGTGGCCGTGTGGGCCGCGGCCGCGTGTGGAAGCGAGGCGGGCACCGAGGCCGGGGCTGTGGCCGGGGAGCGGGCGGGTGTGGAGCCGGCGCAGGCGGTCCGGCTCGGGATCGACGTCCTGATGGACCAGGGCGCGAGCGTGCTGGAAGGCAAGCGTGTGGGCCTCATCACCAACCATACTGGCCGGGACGCGCAGGGCCGCAGCACCATCGACCTGCTACACGAGCACCCGCGGGTCGAGCTTGTGGCGCTGTTCAGCCCGGAGCACGGGATCCGGGGCACGGCGCGCCCGGGTGAGCGGGTGTCGAGCGGGCGGGACGAGGAAACGGGGCTGCCGATCCACTCGCTCTACGGCGAAACACGCGAGCCCACCGCCGAGATGCTCGAGGGGCTGGATGTCCTGGTCTTCGATATCCAGGACGTCGGCGCCCGCTACTACACGTACGTGTGGACCATGGCCCTCGCGATGCGGGCGGCGGCGCGGCACGGCCTGCAGTTCGTGGTGCTGGATCGGCCGAACCCGATCGGGGGCGAGCTGGTGCAGGGCACGGTGCTGGAGCCGGCGCAAGCGTCGTTCGTCGGGCTCTACCCGGTCCCGATGCGGCACGGTCTCACGGCGGGCGAGCTGGCTCGGCTGGTGAACGAGGAGTACGGGATCGGCGCGGACCTGGTGGTGGTGCCGATGGAGGGGTGGCGGCGGTCGCAGTGGTTCGACGAGACCGGCCTGCCGTGGACGCCGCCCTCGCCCAACATGCCCGACCTCGAGAGTGCGACCCACTACCCCGGCACCTGCCTGTTCGAGGGCACGAACCTCTCCGTGGGGCGTGGGACCGACGCGGCGTTCCAGCAGATCGGCGCGCCCTGGCTGGACCACGAGACGCTGGCCCGACGGCTCGACGAGTACGGCTTCCCGGGTGTCCGCTTCGAGGCGGTGACGTTCACGCCGGAGAACCCCGGCGACGGCCGCTACGGCGGGGAGCCGGTGAAGGGGGTGCGTTTCGTGACGACCGACCGGGCGGTCTACGACCCGACGGTGGCGGCCGTCGCGGCGCTGGTCGAGATCCGGCGGCTGCACCCGGACCGGCTGGAATGGGTGCGGAGCCACTTCGACCGGCTGGCCGGCACCCCCCGTCTCCGGGAGCAGATCATGGCCGGTGCGGGCGTCGAGGAGATCACCGCGCCGTGGGCCGGGCCGCTCGCGGAGTTCCGGCAGCTCCGGGAGCGGTACCTCCTGTACCGGTAG
- a CDS encoding glycoside hydrolase family 3, translating to MTESLGRNPVNDMTHRFLALISLIALAACAPFRTETPSPDASADAWVEQQLQRLTLRQKVGQMVMPWLGGEYLARNSDAYDSLRQWVVDYGVGGIIISIGAPLEVAAKLNMLQEQADLPLLIAADMENGPGMRLNGGVVLPYGMVLGGGTQFPPLMALGATGDERLAFELGRITALEARAVGVHMIYAPVVDVNNNPANPIINTRSYGEDPASVSRLAAAHVRGLQQHGTLATAKHFPGHGDTGVDSHIELPVITVDRARVDSVELPPFRAAIAAGVAAVMSAHIAFPALTGDSVPATLSPRILEGLLREELGFQGLIVTDAMSMGGIVRGYGNAQAAVMAVKAGADVLLMPPDIRTAIDAVVAAVERGEIPEERIDRSVRRLLRAKGALRLHERRTVDLDRVADVVGSREHYAVAAEIAARSITAARDRDGLLPLTRDRIRRALSIVYTDDYDPLAGRTFQRSLARLLPGTRAVSIDARTTPAQLDSLLAAADEVDVVLFSPFIRVVAWKGDIAIAPHVAEFVARVAERRPTVVTTFGNPYVLSQFPNVGTYVLAWGAQDVLQEAAARALTGEAPITGKLPISIPPYHELGTGLTIEPVKASRSAP from the coding sequence ATGACCGAGAGCCTCGGCCGCAACCCGGTGAACGATATGACCCACCGATTCCTGGCGCTGATCTCCCTCATCGCGCTGGCTGCCTGCGCGCCGTTCCGCACGGAGACCCCCAGCCCCGACGCGAGCGCGGACGCATGGGTCGAGCAACAGCTGCAACGCCTGACGCTCCGGCAAAAGGTCGGTCAGATGGTCATGCCGTGGCTGGGCGGCGAGTACCTGGCCCGGAACAGCGACGCCTACGACAGCCTCCGCCAATGGGTCGTCGACTACGGCGTCGGCGGCATCATCATCTCCATCGGCGCGCCGCTCGAGGTGGCTGCCAAGCTGAACATGCTCCAGGAGCAGGCCGACCTGCCGCTCCTCATCGCCGCGGACATGGAGAACGGGCCCGGCATGCGCCTCAACGGCGGCGTCGTCCTGCCCTACGGCATGGTGCTCGGCGGCGGCACGCAGTTCCCGCCGCTCATGGCCCTCGGCGCCACGGGCGACGAACGCCTCGCCTTCGAGCTGGGCCGGATCACGGCGCTCGAGGCGCGGGCCGTCGGCGTCCACATGATCTACGCGCCGGTGGTGGACGTCAACAACAACCCGGCCAACCCGATCATCAACACCCGGAGCTACGGCGAGGACCCGGCCAGCGTCTCGCGCCTGGCCGCGGCACACGTCCGGGGGCTCCAGCAGCACGGCACGCTGGCCACCGCCAAGCACTTCCCCGGCCACGGCGACACGGGCGTGGACTCGCACATCGAGCTGCCCGTCATCACCGTGGATCGCGCCCGGGTGGACTCCGTCGAGCTGCCGCCGTTCCGCGCGGCGATCGCCGCGGGCGTGGCCGCCGTCATGAGCGCCCACATCGCCTTCCCGGCACTCACCGGTGACTCGGTCCCGGCCACGCTCTCGCCTCGGATCCTCGAGGGGCTGCTGCGCGAGGAGCTCGGCTTCCAGGGCCTCATCGTCACCGATGCGATGAGCATGGGCGGCATCGTGCGGGGCTACGGCAACGCGCAGGCGGCAGTGATGGCCGTCAAGGCCGGCGCGGACGTGCTGCTCATGCCGCCGGACATCCGGACCGCCATTGACGCGGTGGTCGCCGCGGTCGAGCGCGGCGAGATCCCGGAGGAGCGGATCGATCGCTCGGTCCGTCGCCTGCTCCGGGCGAAGGGGGCCCTGCGGCTGCACGAGCGGCGCACCGTGGACCTGGACCGCGTCGCGGATGTCGTGGGCTCGCGTGAGCACTACGCCGTGGCCGCCGAGATCGCGGCCCGCTCCATCACCGCCGCCCGGGACCGCGACGGGCTGCTCCCGCTCACCCGGGACCGGATCCGCCGCGCGCTCAGCATCGTCTACACGGACGACTACGATCCCCTTGCCGGCCGCACGTTCCAGCGCAGTCTGGCCAGACTGCTGCCGGGGACGCGCGCGGTCTCCATCGACGCCCGTACGACGCCCGCGCAGCTCGATTCGCTCCTCGCGGCCGCGGACGAGGTGGACGTCGTCCTCTTCTCGCCCTTCATCCGCGTCGTGGCGTGGAAGGGCGACATCGCCATTGCGCCGCACGTGGCGGAGTTCGTCGCCCGCGTCGCGGAGCGCCGGCCCACGGTCGTGACCACGTTCGGCAACCCGTACGTCCTCTCGCAGTTCCCGAACGTGGGCACGTACGTGCTCGCGTGGGGAGCGCAGGATGTGCTCCAGGAGGCGGCCGCCCGGGCGCTGACCGGCGAGGCACCGATCACGGGCAAGCTGCCGATCTCGATCCCGCCGTACCACGAGCTCGGAACCGGTCTGACGATCGAGCCCGTGAAGGCGTCCCGGAGCGCGCCATGA
- the nagB gene encoding glucosamine-6-phosphate deaminase: MAQHTERVPVVIVEEHEDIARLIADRIATLIRTKRAAGEYAVLGLATGSTPIGIYRELIRLHREEGLDFSNVITFNLDEYYPMQPDSIHSFHRYMWENFFEHVNVKPENVHIPRGDIPRDQVEAYCREYEAAIERAGGIDFQILGIGKSGHIGFNEPGSGIDSRTRLVTLDTITRKDAAADFFGEENVPREAITMGVATILEAREIALIATGEHKASIIRRAVEGDISPDVAATYLQTHPNTTFYVDSAAASELTRVRTPWLVREVEWTPELTERAVIWLSEETKTPILKLSSTDYRENHLSSLLASYPSVDVLNKTVFARLAAKICDNPRLPHGRRIIVFSPHPDDDVISMGGTLRKLHENENHLVVAYMTSGNIAVFDHEVRRYLDFISRFHREVAGIQNGALDELIARIESALARKKPGEVDIREVQDIKREIREAEAVSAVESLGIARSACRFLNLPFYQTGKVRKDPIGEADIRIILELFEEVKPEVIYVAGDLSDPHGTHRMCKQAIELALQRYQGPQPEVWLYRGAWQEWAVHEADVLVPLSREELRRKILAIFKHQSQKDVAPFPGPYDEREFWQRVEARNTATARDMDRLGLPEFHAMEAFVVIRPSAQRRSIPAPAAEPEMSPVLAVE; this comes from the coding sequence ATGGCTCAACACACCGAACGTGTTCCTGTGGTGATCGTCGAGGAGCACGAGGACATCGCGCGCCTCATCGCGGATCGCATCGCGACGCTCATCCGCACCAAGCGCGCCGCCGGCGAGTACGCCGTCCTCGGGCTCGCGACGGGCTCCACGCCGATCGGCATATACCGCGAACTGATCCGCCTGCACCGCGAGGAGGGCCTCGACTTCTCCAACGTCATCACGTTCAATCTCGATGAGTACTACCCCATGCAACCGGATAGCATCCACAGCTTCCACCGGTACATGTGGGAGAACTTCTTCGAGCACGTGAACGTCAAGCCGGAGAACGTCCACATCCCTCGCGGCGACATCCCGCGCGACCAGGTGGAAGCCTACTGCCGGGAGTACGAGGCCGCCATCGAACGGGCCGGCGGGATCGACTTCCAGATCCTCGGGATCGGCAAGAGCGGCCACATCGGGTTCAACGAGCCGGGCTCCGGCATCGATTCCCGGACCCGCCTGGTGACGCTGGACACCATCACCCGCAAGGACGCCGCCGCCGACTTCTTTGGCGAGGAGAACGTGCCGCGCGAGGCGATCACCATGGGCGTCGCCACGATCCTCGAGGCCCGTGAGATCGCGCTCATCGCCACCGGCGAACACAAGGCGTCCATCATCCGCCGCGCCGTCGAGGGCGACATTTCTCCCGACGTCGCCGCCACGTACCTCCAGACGCATCCGAACACGACCTTCTACGTGGACAGCGCCGCGGCCAGCGAGCTCACGCGGGTCCGTACGCCCTGGCTGGTCCGGGAGGTCGAGTGGACGCCCGAACTCACCGAGCGCGCGGTCATCTGGCTCTCCGAGGAGACCAAGACGCCGATCCTCAAGCTGTCCAGCACGGACTATCGGGAGAACCACCTCAGCTCCCTGCTCGCGTCCTACCCCTCGGTGGACGTGCTGAACAAGACCGTGTTCGCGCGCCTCGCGGCCAAGATCTGTGACAACCCGCGGCTCCCGCACGGGCGCCGGATCATCGTCTTCAGCCCGCACCCGGACGATGACGTGATCAGCATGGGCGGCACGCTGCGGAAGCTGCACGAGAACGAGAACCATCTCGTGGTCGCCTACATGACGTCCGGCAACATCGCCGTCTTCGACCACGAGGTGCGGCGGTACCTCGACTTCATTTCGCGCTTCCACCGCGAGGTCGCCGGCATCCAGAACGGGGCGCTGGACGAGTTGATCGCCCGCATCGAGAGCGCGCTCGCGCGGAAGAAGCCGGGCGAGGTCGACATCCGCGAGGTGCAGGACATCAAGCGCGAGATCCGTGAGGCCGAGGCGGTCAGCGCCGTCGAGTCGCTGGGAATCGCGCGCAGCGCCTGCCGCTTCCTGAACCTGCCGTTCTACCAGACCGGCAAGGTGCGCAAGGACCCGATCGGCGAGGCGGACATCCGGATCATCCTCGAGCTGTTCGAGGAGGTGAAGCCCGAGGTCATTTACGTGGCCGGCGACCTGTCCGATCCGCACGGCACGCACCGGATGTGCAAGCAGGCCATCGAGCTGGCGCTGCAGCGGTACCAGGGGCCGCAGCCCGAGGTCTGGCTCTACCGCGGCGCCTGGCAGGAGTGGGCCGTCCACGAGGCCGATGTGCTGGTGCCGCTCTCGCGCGAAGAGTTGCGACGCAAGATCCTCGCGATCTTCAAGCACCAGTCGCAGAAGGACGTCGCGCCGTTCCCGGGGCCGTACGACGAGCGGGAGTTCTGGCAGCGCGTGGAGGCGCGCAACACCGCCACGGCCCGGGACATGGATCGCCTCGGCCTGCCGGAGTTCCACGCGATGGAGGCGTTCGTGGTGATCCGCCCGTCGGCCCAGCGGCGTAGCATCCCGGCGCCGGCCGCCGAGCCCGAGATGTCGCCCGTGCTCGCCGTCGAGTAG
- a CDS encoding sodium:solute symporter produces MSITALDAAVIVAYLLGVTAFGTWLGRSQKGAQDYFLGGRAIAWWAVCFSVVATETSALTFISVPGTAYVSDLWMLQLTLGYLVGRIAIAAVLLPGYFRGELETAYAVLEGRFGLGARRFASIIFLVTRAFADSVRVFAAAIPISLLTGLPYWQSIVITGIFTLVYTYYGGLRAVVWVDVIQMGIYLFGGIAALAVLLGRLGGWEAIAAAVEPLDKFRIFHFEGGWGGFASAQWFWTGLVGGAFLSMASHGVDHLIVQRLLAAPSLADARRALVGSGILVIGQFALFLLVGAGLYAFYQGRAFDTPDAIFPTFIIEQLPPGLSGLIIAGILAAMMSTVSSSLNSLASATTHDLYAPLSGRGDDQEHLMRVGRRFTVLWAAIIIGGGILFQFASQGTPIVVIALQIASFTYGGLLGAFLLAVVSRRAGQRDAIAGMAVAIVVMTALWAAQQFGLMPKVVDTLWFSLIGSAITVAVGSASAALRGGRGARRQLEVVAGADPRSR; encoded by the coding sequence ATGTCCATCACTGCGCTCGACGCCGCCGTCATCGTCGCCTACCTGCTCGGCGTCACCGCGTTCGGGACCTGGCTCGGCCGCTCCCAGAAGGGGGCGCAGGACTACTTCTTGGGCGGCCGGGCCATCGCCTGGTGGGCGGTCTGCTTCTCCGTCGTCGCGACGGAGACCAGCGCCCTCACCTTCATCAGCGTGCCGGGCACCGCGTACGTGTCCGACCTGTGGATGCTCCAGCTCACCCTGGGCTACCTGGTCGGGCGCATCGCGATCGCGGCGGTCCTGCTGCCCGGTTACTTCCGGGGTGAGCTCGAAACGGCCTACGCCGTGCTCGAGGGCCGCTTCGGCCTGGGCGCCCGCCGCTTCGCGTCCATCATCTTCCTGGTGACCCGCGCCTTCGCCGACAGCGTGCGCGTGTTCGCCGCCGCGATCCCCATCTCCCTCCTGACGGGACTGCCCTACTGGCAATCGATCGTCATCACGGGGATCTTCACGCTGGTCTACACCTACTACGGCGGGTTGCGCGCAGTGGTCTGGGTGGACGTCATCCAGATGGGGATCTACCTGTTCGGCGGGATCGCGGCCCTCGCCGTGTTGCTCGGGCGGCTCGGCGGGTGGGAGGCGATCGCGGCGGCGGTCGAGCCGCTCGACAAGTTCCGGATCTTCCACTTCGAGGGGGGCTGGGGAGGCTTCGCCAGCGCCCAGTGGTTCTGGACCGGCCTCGTGGGCGGCGCGTTCCTCTCCATGGCGTCGCACGGCGTGGACCACCTGATCGTCCAGCGCCTGCTCGCCGCGCCCTCACTGGCCGACGCGCGCCGCGCGCTCGTCGGCAGCGGCATCCTGGTGATCGGGCAGTTCGCCCTGTTCCTGCTGGTCGGCGCCGGCCTCTATGCGTTCTACCAGGGCCGGGCCTTCGACACGCCGGACGCGATCTTCCCGACGTTCATCATCGAGCAGCTCCCGCCCGGGCTCTCGGGCTTGATCATCGCCGGGATCCTGGCCGCGATGATGTCCACGGTCTCGTCCTCGCTCAATTCGCTGGCATCCGCCACGACACACGACCTGTACGCGCCGCTCTCCGGCCGCGGGGATGATCAAGAACACCTGATGCGCGTCGGCAGGCGCTTCACGGTCCTGTGGGCGGCGATCATCATCGGCGGCGGGATCCTGTTCCAGTTCGCGTCGCAGGGCACGCCGATCGTGGTCATCGCGCTCCAGATCGCGTCCTTCACCTACGGCGGCCTGCTCGGCGCGTTCCTGCTCGCCGTCGTTTCGCGGCGCGCCGGGCAGCGTGACGCGATCGCCGGCATGGCGGTCGCCATCGTCGTCATGACCGCGCTCTGGGCGGCCCAGCAGTTCGGCCTCATGCCCAAGGTGGTCGACACGCTCTGGTTCTCGTTGATCGGCTCCGCCATCACGGTCGCCGTCGGCTCTGCGAGCGCTGCCTTGCGGGGCGGCCGCGGCGCACGTCGGCAGCTCGAGGTGGTCGCGGGCGCCGATCCACGATCGAGATGA
- a CDS encoding N-acetylglucosamine kinase, whose translation MSPGPRPRPCPGPDAVYLGLDGGGTNTTVVATDAAGRELARVRGGAGIVNPADPGARAGTLAELARRTLEAAGAAAPAAALCCALAGAGREAERRAIREALARHAVAREIRVVGDIEAAFHDAFAAGPGLLIIAGTGSIAWGRAEDGRTARVGGWGHVLGDEGSGYAVGLAALRAVVRAHDGRAPGTALREPVLRHAGVDAPEGLIAWAAAATKADIAALTPHVATTAAAGDAVAAGILRAAAEELAAHARALYRRLGPWAEPAPVALTGGLLAPGGPLREATAAALRALELPLRLLDSTVDAARGAAALARGAAPPARA comes from the coding sequence ATGAGCCCCGGTCCTCGCCCTCGCCCCTGTCCGGGCCCCGACGCGGTGTACCTCGGCCTCGACGGAGGCGGCACCAACACCACGGTCGTGGCGACGGACGCCGCCGGACGAGAGCTCGCGCGCGTCCGCGGCGGTGCCGGGATCGTGAACCCGGCGGACCCCGGCGCCCGGGCGGGGACGCTCGCAGAGCTCGCCCGCCGCACGCTGGAGGCGGCCGGCGCCGCCGCACCCGCCGCCGCGCTCTGCTGTGCGCTCGCCGGTGCGGGGCGCGAGGCCGAACGTCGCGCCATCCGGGAGGCGCTCGCCCGCCACGCGGTGGCCCGGGAGATCCGCGTCGTCGGCGACATCGAGGCCGCCTTCCACGACGCCTTCGCCGCCGGGCCCGGCCTGCTCATCATCGCCGGCACCGGCTCCATCGCGTGGGGCCGCGCCGAGGACGGACGCACCGCCCGCGTCGGCGGCTGGGGGCACGTGCTCGGCGATGAGGGCAGTGGTTACGCCGTGGGACTCGCCGCCCTGCGCGCCGTGGTCCGGGCCCACGACGGCCGCGCTCCCGGGACCGCGCTACGGGAACCCGTGTTGAGGCACGCGGGCGTGGATGCGCCGGAGGGGCTCATTGCCTGGGCCGCAGCCGCGACCAAGGCAGACATCGCCGCGCTCACCCCCCACGTCGCCACCACCGCGGCGGCGGGCGACGCGGTCGCCGCCGGCATCCTGCGCGCCGCTGCTGAGGAGCTCGCCGCCCACGCCCGCGCCCTCTACCGGCGGCTGGGCCCGTGGGCCGAGCCGGCCCCCGTCGCCCTCACCGGCGGTCTCCTCGCGCCCGGCGGCCCGCTCCGCGAGGCGACCGCCGCGGCGCTCCGGGCCCTCGAGCTCCCGCTCCGCTTGCTCGACAGCACCGTGGACGCGGCCCGCGGTGCGGCGGCGCTCGCGCGGGGCGCCGCGCCGCCCGCTCGAGCCTGA
- a CDS encoding cupin, translating to MRPTRVEKPWGHELIWAHTDRYVGKILHVKAGHALSLQYHVRKDETIHLLRGEMRFWAGPSAQQLEEIPLREGESYRITPGTVHRMEAITDVDILEASTPDLDDVVRLEDRYGRV from the coding sequence GTGAGGCCGACGCGTGTGGAGAAGCCTTGGGGCCACGAACTCATCTGGGCACACACGGACCGTTACGTGGGGAAGATCCTGCACGTGAAGGCCGGTCACGCCCTCTCGCTGCAGTACCACGTCCGCAAGGACGAGACGATCCACCTGCTCCGGGGCGAGATGCGGTTCTGGGCGGGGCCCTCGGCGCAGCAGCTCGAAGAGATCCCGTTGCGCGAGGGAGAGAGCTACCGGATCACGCCCGGCACGGTCCACCGTATGGAGGCCATCACGGACGTGGACATCCTCGAAGCGTCCACGCCCGACCTGGACGACGTGGTCCGGCTCGAGGACCGCTACGGGCGGGTCTGA
- the folK gene encoding 2-amino-4-hydroxy-6-hydroxymethyldihydropteridine diphosphokinase, producing MPAVYLGLGTNLGDRESNLREALRRLAEHVRIEAVSSVYESEPVGFRAQPDFLNLVVRVGTEEEPRALLRMVQEIERAMGRQRSFRNAPRVIDIDILLYDDLNLELPELTIPHPRMLERAFVLKPLAELAPELVHPRTGRTIREHAAAAATLERAEPVFPGARLFDSEPDEE from the coding sequence ATGCCTGCCGTCTATCTCGGGCTCGGGACGAACCTGGGCGACCGGGAGTCGAACCTGCGCGAGGCGCTGCGCCGGCTGGCGGAGCACGTGCGGATCGAGGCGGTCTCCTCCGTGTACGAATCCGAGCCGGTGGGCTTTCGCGCTCAGCCGGATTTCTTGAACCTCGTGGTGCGGGTGGGGACGGAGGAGGAACCGCGCGCGTTGCTCCGCATGGTGCAGGAGATCGAACGGGCGATGGGGCGCCAGCGCTCCTTTCGCAACGCGCCGCGGGTCATCGACATCGACATCCTCCTCTACGACGACCTCAACCTCGAGCTGCCGGAGCTCACCATCCCCCATCCGCGAATGCTGGAGCGGGCCTTCGTGCTGAAGCCGCTCGCCGAGCTGGCGCCGGAGCTGGTGCATCCGCGGACCGGGCGCACGATCCGTGAACACGCGGCGGCGGCCGCGACCCTCGAGCGCGCGGAGCCGGTCTTCCCCGGCGCGCGGCTGTTCGACTCCGAGCCGGACGAGGAGTGA
- a CDS encoding DUF2905 domain-containing protein — translation MNLGVLARVAIVAGVVLLVLGVVLLLVDHFGLRRLPGDIVWERGPVRVYVPLGLMLLLSLILTLLLNLIFRR, via the coding sequence ATGAACCTCGGTGTGCTCGCACGCGTCGCGATCGTCGCCGGCGTCGTCCTCCTGGTGCTCGGGGTGGTGTTGCTGCTGGTCGACCACTTCGGCCTGCGCCGGCTGCCCGGCGACATTGTCTGGGAGCGCGGGCCCGTGCGGGTCTACGTGCCGCTTGGGCTCATGCTGCTCCTGAGTCTGATCCTGACCCTGCTGCTGAACCTGATCTTCCGTCGCTGA
- the aroB gene encoding 3-dehydroquinate synthase, which translates to MPGTPPTRYDVVVEPGALSRLGMLVTAAAPAARYAVLADERVARLYGDVVCTALARAGARADLVPFAAGEARKTVATWAELCDALVRLGVGRDGCIIALGGGVTGDVAGFVAATYLRGIDFVQVPTTLLAMVDASVGGKTGVDTPAGKNLVGAFHQPRLVVADPDVLASLPEAELRAGLVEAVKHGVIADAAYLERTVRDAAAILRRDAAVLGALVARSVEIKAEVVAEDPREAGRRATLNFGHTIGHALEALSGYELSHGYAVAAGMVAEATIGEAVGVTAPGTASAIREALGALGVPTAWPEWAAPDAVLARSRHDKKVRAGQVRYSLVARVGEAARTADGAWTHPVPDTVAAQALASLARATPFRLGGM; encoded by the coding sequence GTGCCGGGAACGCCGCCGACGCGGTACGACGTGGTCGTGGAGCCAGGCGCCCTGTCACGCCTGGGGATGTTGGTGACCGCGGCCGCCCCGGCGGCGCGCTACGCGGTGCTGGCGGACGAGCGCGTGGCGCGCCTCTACGGCGACGTCGTGTGCACAGCCCTCGCGCGAGCGGGTGCCCGCGCGGATCTGGTCCCGTTCGCGGCGGGCGAGGCGCGCAAGACGGTGGCGACGTGGGCGGAGCTGTGCGATGCGCTGGTCCGGCTCGGCGTGGGCCGCGACGGGTGCATCATCGCCCTGGGCGGGGGCGTGACGGGCGATGTGGCGGGCTTCGTCGCGGCGACGTACCTGCGGGGCATTGATTTCGTCCAGGTGCCGACGACGCTGCTCGCCATGGTGGACGCCTCGGTGGGCGGCAAGACGGGCGTGGACACGCCTGCGGGCAAGAACCTGGTGGGCGCATTCCACCAGCCCCGGCTGGTCGTGGCGGACCCGGATGTCCTGGCCTCGTTGCCCGAGGCCGAGCTGCGCGCAGGCCTGGTGGAGGCCGTCAAGCACGGCGTGATCGCGGACGCCGCGTACCTGGAGCGAACGGTCCGTGACGCGGCGGCGATCCTGCGCCGCGACGCCGCCGTGCTCGGCGCGCTGGTCGCCCGCTCGGTGGAGATCAAGGCGGAGGTGGTGGCAGAGGACCCCCGGGAGGCGGGGCGCCGCGCCACGCTGAACTTCGGCCACACCATCGGGCATGCGCTCGAGGCGCTGAGCGGCTACGAGTTGTCGCACGGGTACGCGGTCGCGGCGGGCATGGTGGCCGAGGCGACGATCGGCGAGGCCGTGGGCGTGACGGCGCCCGGCACTGCTTCGGCGATCCGGGAAGCGCTCGGCGCCCTCGGGGTGCCGACGGCGTGGCCGGAGTGGGCCGCGCCGGACGCCGTGCTGGCCCGGAGCCGCCACGACAAGAAGGTGCGTGCCGGGCAGGTCCGGTACTCCCTGGTGGCCCGGGTAGGTGAGGCGGCGCGCACGGCCGACGGCGCCTGGACCCACCCGGTTCCGGACACCGTTGCGGCGCAGGCGCTGGCGTCGCTGGCCCGCGCAACGCCCTTCCGGCTCGGGGGTATGTAG